A single genomic interval of Rhinatrema bivittatum chromosome 12, aRhiBiv1.1, whole genome shotgun sequence harbors:
- the LOC115074249 gene encoding olfactory receptor class A-like protein 1, whose amino-acid sequence MDLCVVIKGMSFLLQTSMGILGNCIILFAYIQVLCKLTLIDIILSQIAFANTMVLLTRGVPQTMTVFESEHILDDVGCKTVIYLYRIVRALSVCMTCLLSVFQAVTLMPVNSRWSHLKTIVPKHLVSWITCIWLLNMAVCIAAPFFSSTPRNGTIQKFTLNLGFCHVHFPDQVGYIINGVAVSVRDFIFVILMVLASVYILLILYRHHRQVQGIKSSNNSQKTVAETKAARTVLQLVLLYVIFFGIDNIIWIYMLTVTQVPVLVTDMRVFFSSCYASFSPLIIIGSNRRIQNIYKFAFKKEKLSRPDVYVSHVKV is encoded by the coding sequence ATGGATCTATGTGTGGTCATAAAAGGAATGTCTTTCCTGTTGCAAAccagcatgggcattctgggtaaCTGCATTATCCTATTTGCCTACATTCAAGTACTGTGCAAACTAACACTTATTGATATCATACTTTCCCAGATAGCATTTGCCAACACCATGGTGCTACTCACAAGAGGAGTCCCTCAGACTATGACGGTCTTTGAATCAGAGCATATCCTGGATGATGTTGGTTGCAAAACAGTCATTTACTTATATAGGATAGTCCGTGCACTATCTGTGTGCATGACTTGTCTCCTCAGTGTGTTCCAGGCCGTGACTCTCATGCCAGTCAACTCCCGTTGGTCCCACCTAAAAACAATAGTGCCCAAACATCTAGTGTCGTGGATCACTTGCATCTGGCTGCTAAACATGGCAGTGTGCATTGCAGCCCCCTTTTTCTCTTCTACCCCAAGGAATGGTACCATCCAGAAGTTCACCCTGAACCTAGGCTTCTGCCACGTGCACTTTCCTGACCAGGTCGGCTACATCATCAATGGAGTGGCTGTCTCCGTGCGGGATTTTATCTTTGTTATACTCATGGTGCTAGCCAGCGTCTACATCTTGTTGATCCTTTACAGACACCACAGGCAGGTGCAAGGCATCAAGAGTTCCAACAACAGTCAGAAGACTGTAGCGGAAACCAAAGCTGCCAGAACTGTTCTACAGCTGGTCCTGCTTTATGTGATTTTCTTTGGCATCGATAACATTATTTGGATTTACATGCTGACAGTCACGCAGGTCCCTGTTCTCGTAACTGACATGagggttttcttttcttcttgttATGCCTCCTTTAGCCCTTTAATCATTATCGGGTCCAACAGAAGGATACAGAATATCTACAAGTTTGCCTTCAAGAAGGAAAAACTGAGTCGCCCGGATGTTTATGTCTCCCATGTGAAAGTTTAG